The following are encoded in a window of Microvirga ossetica genomic DNA:
- the hydA gene encoding dihydropyrimidinase — protein sequence MELDLAIRGGTIVTASDTIRCDVGIRGERIVALGENLRAQREIDAAGLLVLPGGIDSHVHIAQPSGPGVVMADDFASATASAAAGGNTTVLPFALQQRGTSLRACVEDYRRKAESECYVDTAFHLIVSDPTPEVLGQELPALLKDGYTSFKVFMTYDDLVLKDRELLDVFEVARRERALVMVHAEGYDAIRYMTERLEREGRTAPYYHAVSRPEIVEREATHRAISHAELVDVPIMIVHVSGREAMEQIRWAQSRGLKVYAETCPQYITLTAEDLQGPDMDMSGAKYVCSPPPRDVESQAAIWEGLRSGVFQTFSSDHCPFRYDSPSGKLHPNGKTSFRWVPNGIPGVETRLPILFSEGVSKGRISLNRFVELTATNHAKIYGLYPRKGSIGVGFDADIVLWDPNRREVIRQEILHHGADYTPWEGFEVTGWPVTTLLRGQIVAEGGRIVGAKGAGRILARDVSAYAASPCT from the coding sequence TCTCGCGATCCGGGGTGGCACTATCGTCACCGCATCCGACACGATCCGCTGCGACGTGGGTATCAGGGGTGAGCGCATCGTAGCGCTGGGCGAGAATCTTCGCGCCCAGCGCGAAATCGATGCTGCCGGGCTCCTCGTGCTCCCCGGGGGCATAGACAGCCATGTTCACATCGCGCAACCTTCCGGGCCCGGCGTGGTGATGGCGGATGACTTCGCCTCCGCCACAGCTTCGGCCGCGGCCGGCGGCAATACCACAGTCCTTCCCTTCGCGCTCCAGCAGCGGGGCACTTCTTTGCGCGCCTGCGTCGAGGACTACCGGCGGAAGGCCGAGAGCGAGTGCTACGTCGACACGGCCTTCCACCTGATCGTCTCTGATCCGACACCTGAGGTTCTAGGGCAGGAGCTTCCCGCACTGCTCAAGGACGGCTACACGTCGTTCAAGGTCTTCATGACCTACGATGATCTCGTGCTGAAGGACCGCGAGCTTCTCGACGTATTCGAGGTTGCGCGCCGGGAGCGCGCCCTCGTGATGGTTCACGCGGAAGGATACGACGCGATCCGCTACATGACCGAGCGCCTCGAGCGCGAGGGCCGGACCGCTCCCTATTATCATGCGGTTTCCCGCCCCGAGATCGTGGAGCGGGAGGCCACGCATCGGGCGATCAGCCATGCGGAGCTTGTCGATGTGCCGATCATGATCGTGCATGTGTCGGGCCGCGAGGCGATGGAGCAGATCCGCTGGGCACAGTCCCGCGGCCTCAAGGTCTATGCCGAGACCTGTCCACAATACATCACGCTCACCGCCGAGGACCTACAAGGTCCGGACATGGACATGAGTGGTGCGAAATACGTCTGCTCGCCTCCGCCGCGAGACGTTGAGAGCCAGGCGGCTATTTGGGAGGGTCTACGCAGCGGCGTGTTCCAGACTTTTTCCTCAGACCATTGCCCATTCCGCTACGACAGTCCGTCCGGCAAGCTCCACCCGAACGGCAAGACCTCCTTCCGCTGGGTGCCGAACGGCATCCCCGGTGTTGAGACCCGCCTGCCCATTCTGTTCTCGGAGGGCGTTTCCAAAGGACGGATCTCCCTCAACCGTTTCGTGGAACTGACCGCCACCAACCACGCGAAGATCTACGGCCTCTATCCACGCAAAGGTTCTATCGGCGTCGGCTTCGACGCGGACATCGTGCTCTGGGACCCGAACCGGCGCGAGGTCATCCGCCAGGAGATCCTGCACCACGGTGCCGACTACACGCCCTGGGAAGGGTTCGAGGTCACCGGATGGCCGGTGACGACGTTGCTGCGCGGCCAAATCGTGGCCGAAGGCGGACGTATCGTCGGTGCCAAGGGAGCTGGTCGCATCCTGGCACGGGACGTATCGGCCTATGCCGCGTCACCCTGCACCTGA
- the istA gene encoding IS21 family transposase codes for MELYRKVRLACSEGMSQREAAKHFNISRDSVRKMMAYAEPPGYRRHAPVRRPKLETFVPIIDAWLEGDRSVHRKQRHTAKRVFDRLREEHGFTGGYTTIKDYIRERERRCQEMFVPLSHPPGHAQADFGEAVVVIGGVEQKAHFFVLDLPHSDACFVRAYPAAVSEAWVDGHIQAFAFFGAVPQSVLYDNDRCLVAKILPDGTRKRAALFSGFLSHYVIRDRYGRPGKGNDKGNVEGLVGYSRRNFMVPIPNFPSWETFNTWLEGQCRKRQDDKLRGPAETIGQRLQRDTAAMRPLPASPFEACDQASGRVSSQSLVRYKTNDYSVPVAWGHQDVWIRGYVDEVVIGCRSEVIARHPRSYEREEVIFNPLHYLPLIENKINALDQAAPLQGWDLPEEFATLRGLMEVRMNKQGRREYVQVLRLLELFNLPDLHAAVKQALQMGAIGFDAVKHLVLCRVERRPPRLDLDVYPYLPKARVEKTSAAAYMCLISEDAA; via the coding sequence GTGGAACTTTACCGGAAGGTTCGGCTGGCGTGCTCTGAAGGCATGAGCCAGCGCGAGGCGGCGAAGCATTTCAACATATCGCGCGACAGCGTTCGCAAGATGATGGCCTATGCGGAGCCGCCCGGCTATCGGCGTCATGCTCCTGTCCGGCGCCCGAAGCTGGAAACGTTCGTCCCGATCATCGATGCCTGGCTGGAGGGCGATCGGTCGGTTCACCGCAAGCAACGCCATACGGCGAAGCGGGTGTTTGACCGGCTCCGGGAGGAGCATGGGTTCACCGGCGGCTATACGACGATCAAAGACTACATCCGCGAGCGCGAGCGGCGATGCCAGGAGATGTTTGTGCCGCTGTCGCACCCACCCGGCCATGCGCAGGCCGACTTCGGGGAGGCGGTGGTCGTGATCGGCGGGGTGGAGCAGAAAGCGCATTTCTTCGTGCTTGATCTTCCGCACAGCGATGCGTGTTTCGTCCGGGCCTATCCCGCGGCTGTGTCTGAGGCCTGGGTGGACGGCCACATCCAGGCCTTTGCCTTCTTCGGTGCGGTGCCGCAGTCGGTGCTCTATGACAATGACCGCTGCCTGGTGGCAAAGATCCTGCCGGACGGGACGCGCAAGCGGGCGGCGTTGTTCAGTGGTTTCCTGTCGCACTACGTGATCCGGGATCGCTACGGTCGTCCGGGCAAGGGGAACGACAAAGGGAATGTGGAGGGCCTCGTCGGTTATTCCCGTCGCAACTTCATGGTGCCAATCCCGAACTTCCCGAGCTGGGAGACCTTCAACACCTGGCTGGAGGGGCAATGTCGCAAGCGGCAGGATGACAAGCTGCGGGGGCCGGCCGAGACGATCGGCCAGCGCCTGCAGCGGGATACCGCGGCCATGCGTCCCCTGCCGGCCTCGCCATTTGAGGCCTGCGATCAGGCCAGCGGGCGCGTCTCATCGCAGTCGCTCGTGCGCTACAAGACCAACGACTACTCGGTGCCCGTGGCCTGGGGCCATCAGGATGTCTGGATCCGGGGCTATGTCGACGAGGTGGTGATCGGCTGCCGCAGCGAGGTCATTGCGCGCCATCCCCGCAGCTACGAGCGGGAAGAGGTGATCTTTAATCCGCTACATTACCTCCCGTTGATCGAGAACAAGATCAACGCACTCGATCAGGCCGCTCCTTTGCAGGGATGGGACCTGCCCGAGGAGTTCGCGACCTTGCGCGGCTTGATGGAAGTCCGCATGAACAAGCAGGGCCGGCGCGAATATGTGCAGGTGCTGCGGCTGCTGGAACTCTTCAATCTCCCGGATCTCCATGCTGCGGTGAAGCAGGCCCTGCAGATGGGGGCGATCGGCTTCGATGCGGTCAAGCATCTGGTCCTGTGCCGGGTGGAGCGCAGACCGCCGCGGCTGGACCTCGATGTTTACCCCTATCTGCCGAAAGCCAGGGTCGAGAAGACATCGGCGGCGGCCTATATGTGCCTGATCTCGGAGGATGCCGCATGA
- the istB gene encoding IS21-like element helper ATPase IstB, translated as MSAEAPEILLAHHLKALKLPTFLREHQKLARQCATEGLDHVRFLARLVEMELIDRERRMVERRIKTAKFPAVKSLDSFDFAAIPRLNKMQVLELARGEWIERRENVIALGPSGTGKTHIALGLGLAACQRGLSVGFTTASALVSEMMEARDERRLLRLQRQMAGYKLLIIDELGFVPLSKTGAELLFELISRRYERGATLITSNLPFDEWTETLGSERLTGALLDRLTHHVSILEMNGESYRLAHSRSRKRQTSS; from the coding sequence ATGAGCGCTGAAGCTCCCGAGATTTTGCTCGCCCACCACCTCAAGGCGCTCAAACTGCCCACATTCCTGCGCGAGCACCAGAAGCTGGCCCGCCAATGCGCCACCGAGGGGCTTGACCATGTCCGCTTCTTGGCCCGGCTCGTGGAGATGGAGCTGATCGACCGCGAGCGGCGGATGGTCGAGCGGCGCATCAAGACCGCGAAGTTCCCGGCCGTCAAAAGCCTCGACAGCTTCGACTTCGCCGCCATCCCGAGACTGAACAAGATGCAGGTCCTAGAGCTGGCGCGTGGCGAGTGGATCGAGCGGCGCGAGAATGTCATTGCCCTCGGCCCCTCCGGCACCGGCAAGACCCATATCGCCCTGGGGCTCGGGCTGGCCGCCTGCCAAAGGGGACTGTCCGTCGGCTTCACCACAGCCTCTGCCCTGGTCAGCGAGATGATGGAGGCCCGTGACGAGCGCCGCCTGCTTCGTCTCCAGAGGCAGATGGCCGGATACAAGCTGCTGATCATCGACGAACTGGGCTTCGTGCCCCTCTCGAAGACCGGGGCGGAGCTGCTGTTCGAGCTGATCTCGCGACGCTACGAACGCGGCGCCACCCTCATAACCAGCAATCTGCCCTTTGACGAATGGACCGAGACCCTTGGCTCAGAACGCCTTACGGGCGCACTTCTCGACCGACTGACCCACCATGTCAGCATCCTCGAGATGAACGGCGAGAGCTACCGTCTTGCTCATAGCCGATCGCGCAAACGGCAAACATCGTCCTGA
- a CDS encoding PRC-barrel domain-containing protein — MKPARLLLTVTLLGMLGATQAMAECQIADAKLEEAILQKPELRGKANRQTVRDLRNLRDAAITLWSYGRHDDCERLLGNIRELLSGPPMNSLGGNDEEDAETQMSAREPKVQRGAVQGRRADKDARPLIHIDELAPGLRADQIIGAEVRSADDKIVGEVRNVVFGTKDRRDYAIVASGGFFTPGKDSIVVPIRSLKVSQERDSFFLPMTEASVRTVPHMPDQDYKWLADEAWRTRNDALFAGRP, encoded by the coding sequence ATGAAACCGGCACGACTTCTCCTCACCGTCACTCTCCTCGGCATGCTCGGCGCCACCCAAGCGATGGCCGAGTGCCAGATCGCCGATGCCAAACTCGAAGAAGCCATCCTGCAAAAGCCCGAGCTTCGCGGGAAGGCCAATCGCCAGACGGTTCGGGACCTGCGCAACTTACGCGATGCTGCGATCACGCTCTGGTCTTACGGGCGGCATGACGATTGCGAGCGCCTTCTGGGCAACATCCGCGAACTTCTCTCCGGCCCGCCAATGAACTCCTTGGGTGGCAACGATGAAGAGGATGCGGAAACCCAGATGAGCGCGCGCGAGCCGAAGGTCCAGCGCGGCGCGGTCCAGGGCCGTCGTGCCGATAAGGATGCCAGGCCGCTCATTCACATCGACGAGCTCGCTCCAGGTTTGAGGGCCGACCAGATCATCGGGGCAGAGGTGCGAAGTGCCGATGACAAAATCGTCGGAGAGGTCAGAAACGTCGTGTTTGGCACCAAAGACCGCCGCGACTACGCTATTGTGGCGTCAGGAGGTTTCTTCACACCCGGCAAGGACAGCATCGTCGTTCCGATCCGTTCCCTTAAGGTCTCGCAGGAACGGGACAGCTTCTTCCTTCCCATGACCGAGGCAAGCGTCAGGACTGTGCCGCACATGCCTGATCAGGACTACAAATGGCTGGCGGATGAAGCATGGCGCACCCGAAATGACGCGCTCTTTGCAGGGCGCCCATAA
- a CDS encoding DUF2934 domain-containing protein, with translation MEQHANDTENRVRQRAYELWEQHGSREGHEAEFWHQAERELKGEASSSDTSRGISANTAYNRSGSGSDGPGKV, from the coding sequence ATGGAACAGCATGCCAACGATACAGAGAACCGGGTGAGACAGCGTGCCTACGAGCTGTGGGAGCAGCACGGCAGCCGAGAAGGCCACGAGGCTGAGTTTTGGCATCAGGCCGAACGTGAGTTGAAAGGCGAAGCGAGCAGCAGCGACACGAGCAGAGGCATCAGCGCCAATACGGCATACAATAGGAGTGGTTCCGGATCCGACGGACCTGGAAAGGTCTGA
- the rsgA gene encoding ribosome small subunit-dependent GTPase A: protein MTEASNTRPVSLSSLGWSDFFEDQLEAHEAGLAPHRIATVHRARLTAISQTGPVGLTLPVHSQTGDFAVGDWVLADPQTRLLHRRLNRKTVLERRTEGSKTPQLAGANVDTLFIVTSCNADFNPARLERYLALANEAGTNPVILLTKADTATDAPAYLNQASALQRGLAVVILNPRSGDAAAALAPWCHDGQTVALVGSSGVGKSTLVNTLAGLTPGRAQETGGIREHDAKGRHTTTSRSLHAIAGGGWVIDTPGMRSLRVSDAAFGIETLFAEITELAPHCRFRDCTHAHEPGCAVQEAVAAGVLDPERLTRWRKLSQESSNQTAGRDAPRGNVGASRNKNR, encoded by the coding sequence GTGACAGAGGCCTCGAACACCCGTCCCGTGTCTCTTTCAAGTTTGGGATGGTCTGATTTTTTCGAGGATCAACTTGAAGCCCATGAGGCCGGGCTTGCCCCCCATCGTATCGCCACCGTTCACCGCGCCCGCCTGACCGCCATATCCCAGACCGGGCCGGTCGGACTGACGCTTCCGGTTCATAGCCAGACTGGCGATTTTGCCGTGGGGGACTGGGTGCTTGCCGACCCACAAACCCGATTGCTGCATCGCCGATTGAACCGCAAGACGGTGCTGGAGCGTCGTACCGAAGGCAGCAAGACCCCGCAGCTTGCTGGTGCCAATGTCGACACGCTGTTCATCGTCACCTCGTGCAATGCCGATTTCAATCCCGCCCGGCTTGAGCGCTATCTTGCGTTGGCGAACGAGGCCGGGACCAATCCGGTGATTCTGCTGACTAAGGCTGACACTGCGACGGATGCGCCGGCGTATCTAAATCAGGCGAGCGCGCTGCAACGCGGGCTGGCCGTTGTGATCCTAAACCCCCGATCTGGAGATGCCGCAGCTGCTCTCGCCCCATGGTGCCATGACGGGCAGACAGTGGCGCTGGTCGGATCCTCGGGTGTCGGCAAGTCGACGTTGGTGAACACTCTGGCGGGCCTGACGCCGGGACGGGCCCAGGAAACCGGGGGCATTCGCGAACACGATGCCAAAGGACGTCACACCACGACCTCGCGCTCGCTTCACGCCATAGCCGGTGGCGGATGGGTAATTGACACGCCGGGAATGCGCTCGCTCCGCGTCAGCGATGCGGCCTTTGGCATCGAGACCCTGTTCGCTGAAATCACCGAGCTCGCCCCTCACTGCCGGTTTCGCGACTGTACCCACGCCCATGAACCTGGCTGCGCCGTTCAAGAAGCCGTCGCGGCAGGTGTGCTGGACCCGGAGCGTCTCACCCGATGGCGCAAGCTGTCGCAGGAAAGCAGCAACCAGACGGCGGGTCGCGATGCGCCACGCGGCAATGTCGGTGCGAGTCGCAACAAGAATCGCTGA
- a CDS encoding alpha,alpha-trehalose-phosphate synthase (UDP-forming), translating into MRRLVVISNRVAIPDATGKAAAGGLAVALHEAFQAYQGLWFGWSGKVAAHPAVHPKIIDKGQVQYAVMDLTSLDRQEYYNGFANRALWPIMHYRIGLSEFSRADYAGYLRVNRSFASALAHLIQPHDLVWVHDYHLIPLASELRAVGITNPIGYFHHIPWPAPEVFGALPGSTELLRVIPDYDLVGVQTERDADNLRRSLVQELGAIHRRADLLDVGSRRVRIKSAPIGIDVNGFQQAAQRSGSTRLLKQTIAGLGSRKLIIGVDRLDYSKGIPERMEAFERFLVSHPDQRGRVTYLQIAPTSRSEVPEYATLSRDVNETLGRINGSLGEPGWVPIHYVTSTYSRAVLARLYRLARVGLVTPMRDGMNLVAKEYVAAQDPQDPGVLILSKFAGSAEELTDALIVNPNDKVEVAEAFQHALHMSQEERVARWQAMLKILWNSDVSRWAAAFIKDLAATKASKGRSRTRPARKEDER; encoded by the coding sequence TTGCGACGGCTCGTTGTCATCTCCAATCGCGTAGCTATCCCGGACGCCACCGGAAAAGCTGCTGCAGGAGGCTTAGCCGTGGCCCTGCACGAGGCCTTTCAAGCTTACCAGGGGCTGTGGTTCGGCTGGAGCGGCAAGGTTGCAGCCCATCCGGCGGTCCATCCCAAGATCATCGATAAGGGACAGGTGCAGTATGCTGTCATGGACCTGACATCGCTCGATCGACAGGAGTACTATAACGGCTTCGCCAACCGGGCGCTCTGGCCCATCATGCATTATCGGATTGGCCTGTCCGAGTTCTCGCGGGCTGACTACGCAGGGTACTTGCGGGTCAATCGGAGCTTCGCCAGTGCACTGGCCCATCTGATCCAGCCTCACGATCTTGTCTGGGTTCACGACTATCACCTTATCCCCCTCGCGAGCGAGTTGCGGGCTGTCGGCATCACCAACCCGATCGGGTACTTTCATCACATTCCCTGGCCTGCTCCTGAGGTTTTTGGAGCTCTTCCAGGCAGTACAGAGCTCCTGCGCGTCATTCCGGACTATGATCTTGTGGGCGTGCAGACAGAGCGGGATGCCGACAACCTCAGACGCAGCCTCGTCCAGGAACTTGGCGCAATCCACCGCAGGGCAGACCTTCTCGACGTCGGAAGCCGACGAGTCCGCATCAAAAGCGCTCCAATCGGCATTGACGTCAATGGGTTCCAGCAAGCAGCCCAACGCTCCGGCTCAACCCGGCTTCTGAAGCAGACGATTGCGGGTCTGGGGTCCCGCAAGCTGATCATCGGGGTTGATCGGCTGGATTACTCAAAAGGCATTCCTGAGCGCATGGAGGCTTTCGAGCGCTTTCTGGTCAGCCATCCGGATCAGCGGGGACGGGTGACCTATCTGCAGATTGCCCCAACAAGCCGCAGCGAAGTGCCCGAGTACGCAACCCTCAGCCGAGACGTGAATGAGACGCTGGGGCGGATCAACGGCTCCTTGGGAGAGCCTGGCTGGGTGCCGATCCACTATGTGACGAGCACCTATTCTCGCGCGGTCCTTGCTCGCCTTTATCGGCTGGCCCGGGTCGGGCTCGTGACCCCCATGCGCGATGGGATGAATCTCGTGGCCAAAGAATACGTGGCAGCTCAGGACCCGCAGGATCCCGGTGTTCTCATCCTGTCGAAATTCGCCGGATCCGCTGAGGAGCTCACCGATGCACTCATCGTCAATCCGAACGATAAGGTCGAAGTCGCGGAGGCGTTTCAGCACGCGCTGCACATGAGCCAAGAGGAGCGGGTCGCTCGCTGGCAGGCGATGCTGAAGATTCTTTGGAATTCCGATGTCTCACGGTGGGCGGCGGCATTTATCAAGGATCTGGCCGCTACCAAGGCAAGCAAGGGACGCAGCAGAACGAGGCCTGCTAGAAAAGAAGATGAACGATAG
- a CDS encoding threonine synthase codes for MNTNLTTERPTFVTHLECSWTGEIYEADQPHNLSRAGKPLLVRYDLDGVRAALSKETVAARPNDLWRWRELLPVRRVADIISLGEVATPLIPLTRSLQDLGGGEVLVKDEGRLPTGSFKARGLVMAVSMAKAFGLKHLAMPSNGNAGAALAAYASRAGIRATVCCPEDTPEINLSEIALQGGAVYRVNGLIDDCGKLVGQGREVTGWFDVSTLKEPYRIEGKKTMGLELAEQLGWELPDVIFYPTGGGTGLIGMWKAFAELEAIGFIGSKRPRMVAVQAAGCAPMVRAFEAGDEAAIRWEGAHTIASGIRVPQAVGDFLILRAVRDSGGFAIAVSDEAIMAAVESVARADGLLLCPEGGATMAAYKQALADGRVRKDERAVLFNCATGLKYPMPPVHASLDRTKPINFAGLSEAD; via the coding sequence ATGAACACAAATCTGACCACTGAGCGGCCGACCTTCGTCACTCACCTTGAGTGCTCTTGGACGGGCGAGATCTATGAGGCGGACCAACCACATAACCTGTCTCGCGCAGGCAAGCCCTTGCTGGTTCGCTATGATCTGGACGGCGTTCGCGCCGCGCTCAGCAAGGAGACGGTGGCGGCACGACCCAACGACCTTTGGCGGTGGCGCGAACTGCTCCCGGTGCGCCGGGTGGCCGACATCATCAGTCTGGGTGAAGTGGCCACGCCGCTCATTCCTCTTACGCGGTCCTTGCAGGACCTAGGCGGAGGGGAGGTTCTCGTGAAGGACGAGGGTCGGCTTCCAACCGGATCCTTCAAGGCCCGCGGGCTTGTGATGGCCGTCTCCATGGCCAAAGCCTTTGGTCTCAAGCACTTGGCGATGCCGAGCAATGGCAATGCCGGGGCGGCTCTCGCCGCCTATGCGAGTCGTGCTGGCATCCGCGCTACTGTCTGCTGTCCCGAAGACACGCCCGAGATCAATCTCTCCGAGATCGCGCTGCAGGGAGGCGCGGTCTACCGGGTCAATGGACTGATTGACGATTGCGGCAAGCTCGTGGGGCAAGGTCGTGAAGTCACGGGATGGTTTGATGTCTCGACCCTGAAGGAGCCCTACCGGATCGAGGGCAAGAAGACGATGGGTCTGGAACTGGCCGAGCAACTCGGCTGGGAGCTTCCCGACGTGATCTTCTACCCCACGGGAGGCGGCACTGGTCTGATCGGCATGTGGAAAGCCTTCGCTGAACTGGAGGCCATCGGCTTTATCGGAAGCAAGCGACCCCGGATGGTCGCCGTACAGGCAGCCGGTTGCGCGCCCATGGTGCGCGCCTTTGAGGCTGGCGACGAGGCCGCAATTCGCTGGGAGGGGGCCCACACGATAGCATCCGGCATTCGCGTACCCCAAGCGGTCGGGGACTTTCTCATTCTCCGCGCTGTCCGCGATAGCGGTGGGTTCGCCATCGCCGTGTCGGATGAAGCGATCATGGCAGCAGTTGAGTCCGTGGCGCGAGCCGATGGCCTGTTGTTATGCCCGGAGGGGGGAGCAACCATGGCAGCCTATAAGCAGGCACTGGCCGACGGCCGGGTCCGGAAGGATGAGCGTGCCGTGTTGTTCAATTGCGCGACCGGACTGAAATATCCCATGCCTCCGGTCCATGCCTCGCTCGATCGCACCAAGCCGATCAACTTTGCGGGCCTCTCTGAGGCCGATTAA